The Manduca sexta isolate Smith_Timp_Sample1 chromosome 17, JHU_Msex_v1.0, whole genome shotgun sequence genome includes a window with the following:
- the LOC115454478 gene encoding telomere-associated protein RIF1 isoform X1: MYENEMPEENLKPALLLAIKQLEEHGGAISKIKSQNYNNIQKYFQNDSGVEFDRTLCDRILKVCIRDLEEDLKWTADIVHTISVILKRIQSEEHKELQYLLPSALGILNTLNTISLLNNMTTLRILCVSTFVMFPNDILESIATDHREALLELFHDKNVQCPNGQSQIKYRIMMCQILHKVITILPSDKKTEFVKSGMNLWFSKVIPAIVSSASCSSDDTHLLDLLETLTDVLLTLNYMENPRWINILECICNPNKYPQIMKSLLENGSTQWHRLWIVFIRLLNNQITRNTNNVGTPINSMLPVVETAFKMDAANRCKAFHCWSVLINIFSKETNEHCIMKRLKLLIIPLKLNNAKVEETAIAKFEAWWLLITKFRTKLDKVFDSMLIGFLHFCFGKHNSIVKTTFIPGQLSMTLKKKGVQAFVEIVGHIDCEGCTDVAKLKDRLINTKYLIDFWNDWAHSLKTVMKIAIYNNNRQHILCIWKSFLCVIAQLPDSNVKKGVFIELLTIMATTLQDCRCEDICNDIVFKALVPSLFIKDLRLENILKSIEGQQKGALYKVILIIVDPSLKSVYQRLTTQDIIAKLKPITDFILDEISKWPAKNSLDQILHDLPSNDTTLVLWTAIAESICNCEYELCIRELSYLLQWPLKSSNMFTDVQYAAKIWYKLYDSNYVTLEKINIAKHISELLLSSNIVMHSSIYFTMCAVTAILKNGLPKSNGNAYEKEAGLLKTLLKRIDGYENIKEVCPMIIDTLVVMLNHATNNINDNFAETTLISVKLILKLVSPVLTNQSDIRNMVTLIRLLLKSTESFFEVESYAKFHSIIFDQLNQNCNNFDNQLLLKDVIQSLLKKKPIITNDNNQTVCDSIDLTSDNVEENDADCKFTAPNIKEVPKKGKKKEASIVNTVIENGEEFVVVKSNWKFNPRKLTENQKEKLQRKREDIPALYQDLSQSQDEFKMAVWKTDSQDNSTTSKSSSRSVNEGVDTSNLLKNTNSANLVPKIMENILSEKNKKEADKQSEQCSDITAKNNSTELQPITPKHKKTPRMALKDRVFRNVRNLIEKSASSGNTKDQNSSCNQIDVTKTPISKPKDVGNLVNSAPSLLLCDRPSRVKRKPRKFDDSEIFAIKKRRQSQSDSQTCNEELDNVPHTSIEEPVITNDDQGRIEKETILIDTSLKQQENLDDAKVVEDITALGDYKSSILDMVNNLETSICVENITADNKTTTNFESPNTDRHQNDNIDNDKEKIDPDKESVTKDTTNASDTVSTPKYIKIAENSEQTPSAKKSSVKKSRIEKELAIDMVEGHPFLNTPTTTEMRITRKNTASPVNSLRRKKVSEKINKTKTDTKITTADKKEKRKLGIKNTNVNDIDTTDDRSSSPEGVSVCEESCSEDIIESSQDSTLTTITVIKKTPKRLPVVTIEKMQIPESIEESNNATQNLINDTQLDDFSEKIETTLNNSKVNEKPCEILQNEKNKEKIEQGTDEKESVFNNVKETPEICEEIRSENLQSKINICSIVESDSYLHESKDDTELPQNKLLAEDKNESELTENMDTAPILEQDMSNDVIVINDDEQPVMSVSSDENIVGPQTQELAEADTQSNQTTDIDVEINAENTQQPSLQQPDDDNIVKETYSNQNNNDISDLVLKNDLSSNIEKTSDVSSPLKDDAQRKQDFLDNTIEISPIKTMSPDLEKKSPSPDRSGDYVVIKLSSPVHSNGEPFDKGSPEFFSEEKISPDKRDQSPPRNEVAIINTSPSSSLSLKKNRPQVRSGGRAAQMLGLCVPDKLNPLINSERIEVDDNRKNSPSNTPARRNLRILYNSVGDNSENAGENEENENFLKLKRSLPTVNSSPSGPILKRKLAEITDDTTISPANKRKRVSFHDPPVSTTISVQKYIEPCGVRSPQNSAHKKQERQARMLANLKSPKRLDNLFSLDSVLTKTVESFTDVDISLTNTDDSQMTSLEATPAVEIVKTSELNDTDPICPQLVDCKDSIDNIAVELSSPAMKMLLIKELERKVVTIGDLAKMTELEVNRLCIKAPKVKVAKKVLMEYASNIESNITDKDVDKEAPDVEIAVPVQDSQSVDSAVQTNELVTADADMQTSDVPVSLVSTQTEKATTSSVGAQTDESGTKTTAEIIQQCISEKPDFVMQLSEQLHECSIQQIAKKLSFGAAIDTLMAKVNDTNSKMVLDRLLDNQCIQESKEQNYTNQLAFLSDYLRDKFETKDLILFCSELLKKVYNNSA, translated from the exons ATGTACGAAAATG AAATGCCTGAAGAAAATCTCAAACCTGCTTTGCTGcttgcaataaaacaattagaGGAGCACGGCGGAGCCATCAGTAAGattaaaagtcaaaattacaacaatattcagaaatattttcaaaatgataGTGGTGTGGAATTTGACAGAACACTATGTGatagaatattaaaagtatGCATTCGTGACCTGGAAGAAGATTTGAAATGGACGGCTGATATTGTTCATACAATATCAGTTATTCTGAAAAGAATTCAG TCAGAAGAACACAAGGAACTACAATACTTATTGCCATCTGCATTAGGTATTTTAAATACCCTGAATACCATaagtttgttaaataatatgacAACATTGAGAATATTGTGTGTTAGCACATTTGTAATGTTTCCTAATGACATATTAGAATCTATAGCCACTGATCACCGTGAGGCACTGTTGGAATTATTTCATGATAAAAATGTTCAATGTCCAAATGGAcaatcacaaataaaatatcggaTAATG atgtGTCAAATACTTCACAAGGTAATCACAATATTGCCAAGTGACAAAAAGACAGAGTTTGTCAAGAGTGGAATGAATTTATGGTTTTCAAAGGTCATACCTGCAATTGTTAGTTCTGCATCATGTTCATCAGATGACACACATTTGTTAGATCTACTGGAAACTTTAACTGATGTACTTCTTACCCTTAATTATATGGAAAATCCACGatggataaatattttggaatgtATTTGTAATCCAAATAA ATACCCTCAAATAATGAAGAGTCTCTTAGAAAATGGAAGCACTCAGTGGCACAGATTGTGGATTGTGTTTATAAGATTACTGAACAATCAAATAACAAGGAATACTAACAATGTGGGAACACCCATCAACTCTATGCTGCCAGTGGTTGAAACCGCTTTTAAAATGGATGCAGCAAACAGATGTAAAGCATTCCATTGTTGGAGTGTGCTCATAAATATATTCTCTAAAGAAACAAATGAGCACTGCATTATGAAGAGGTTGAAACTACTAATTATACCATTGAAACTAAACAATGCCAAAGTAGAGGAGACAGCAATAGCCAAATTTGAGGCATGGTggcttttaataacaaaattccGAACTAAATTGGATAAGGTTTTTGACTCTATGTTGATTGGGTTTCTTCATTTTTGCTTTGGCAAACATAACTCTATTGTAAAAACGACATTCATTCCTGGTCAGTTGTCAATGACTTTAAAGAAGAAGGGTGTCCAGGCATTTGTTGAAATAGTGGGACACATTGACTGCGAGGGCTGCACTGATGTGGCTAAATTGAAAGATCGgcttattaatacaaaatatttaatagatttcTGGAATGACTGGGCACACTCATTAAAAACTGTAATGAAAATTGCTATCTATAACAACAATAGACAACACATTCTTTGTATATGGAAATCATTCTTGTGTGTTATCGCTCAGTTACCAGATAGTAATGTCAAAAAAGGCGTTTTCATTGAACTGCTGACAATAATGGCAACAACATTACAG GACTGTAGATGTGAAGACATATGCAATGACATTGTTTTTAAAGCATTGGTaccttcattatttataaaagatttgagattggaaaatatattgaaatctaTTGAAGGTCAACAAAAAGGAGCATTATATAAAGTTATACTAATAATTGTAGATCCATCATTGAAAAGTGTTTACCAAAG GCTTACTACACAAGACATTATCGCAAAATTAAAACCAATCACAGACTTCATTTTAGATGAGATTTCAAAATGGCCTGCAAAAAATAGTCTTGACCAAATTTTACATGATTTACCATCTAATGATACAACATTGGTGTTATGGACTGCTATTGCAGAATCAATATGTAATTGTGAATATGAATTGTGTATAAGAGAGTTGAGTTATTTACTGCAATGGCCCTTAAAGTCGTCAAATATGTTTACTGAT GTTCAATATGCTGCAAAAATATGGTATAAACTATATGACTCGAATTATGTAACTTTAGAAAAGATCAATATTGCAAAGCACATTTCAGAATTATTACTGTCTTCTAATATAGTCATGCATTCAAGTATATATTTCACCATGTGTGCTGTAActgctattttaaaaaatggacTTCCAAAAAGCAATG gtaATGCATATGAAAAGGAAGCTGGACTGTTGAAAACTTTACTAAAAAGAATTGATGGATATGAGAACATTAAAGAAGTGTGTCCTATGATTATCGACACTCTTGTAGTTATGTTAAACCACGCGACAAATAATATCAATGATAATTTTGCGGAAACTACATTGATATCTGTGAAGCTTATATTGAAATTAGTTTCACCTGTTCTGACCAACCAGTCTGAT ATTAGAAACATGGTTACTTTAATCCGTTTGTTGTTAAAGTCAACTGAATCATTTTTTGAAGTTGAATCATACGCCAAATTTCATTCCATCATTTTTGATCAACTAaatcaaaattgtaataattttgataatcaaCTGTTACTGAAAGATGTTATTCAGTCATTACTAAAGAAAAAGCCAATAATAACAAATGACAATAATCAAACAGTTTGTGATTCTATTGATTTAACATCTGATAATGTAGAAGAAAATGATGCAGATTGTAAGTTTACAGCACCAAATATTAAAGAGGTTCCAAAGAAGGGCAAAAAAAAAGAAGCAAGCATAGTAAATACTGTAATTGAAAATGGTGAAGAGTTCGTTGTTGTAAAATCAAATTGGAAATTTAATCCTAGAAAATTAACAGAAAATCAGAAGGAAAAGTTGCAGAGAAAAAGAGAAGATATACCAGCTCTGTATCAGGACTTATCCCAATCTCAGGACGAATTTAAAATGGCAGTGTGGAAAACTGACTCTCAAGATAATTCTACTACTAGCAAATCTAGTAGTCGATCCGTAAATGAAGGGGTTGACACTTCAAACCTACTAAAGAATACGAATAGTGCTAATTTAGTACCgaaaattatggaaaatattttgtctgaaaaaaataaaaaggaagctGATAAGCAATCTGAGCAATGTAGTGATATAACAGCTAAAAATAACTCTACAGAATTACAGCCAATTACACCAAAACATAAGAAGACTCCTCGCATGGCTCTCAAGGATCGAGTGTTTAGAAATGTGAGAAATTTGATTGAAAAAAGTGCTTCTTCTGGCAATACTAAAGACCAGAACAGCAGCTGCAATCAGATTGATGTTACAAAAACTCCAATATCAAAACCCAAGGATGTTGGAAATCTGGTAAACTCTGCGCCGTCATTGTTGCTATGTGACAGGCCGTCCCGTGTCAAAAGAAAACCTCGGAAATTCGACGACTCTGAAATATTTGCTATAAAGAAGAGAAGACAATCACAAAGTGATTCACAAACTTGTAATGAAGAGCTAGATAATGTTCCCCATACCAGTATTGAAGAACCTGTTATTACAAATGATGACCAGGGGCGCATAGAAAAAGAGACAATTTTAATTGACACTTCCCTGAAACAGCAAGAAAATTTAGATGACGCAAAAGTAGTCGAAGATATTACTGCATTAGGGGATTACAAAAGTTCTATATTAGATATGGTCAATAACTTAGAAACCAGTATTTGTGTAGAAAATATCACAGCAGACAATAAAACGACCACCAATTTTGAATCTCCAAATACAGATAGGCATCAGAATGATAATATAGACAATGATAAAGAGAAAATAGACCCAGATAAAGAAAGTGTCACTAAAGATACTACAAATGCCTCTGACACGGTATCGACGCCAAAATATATCAAGATAGCAGAAAATAGCGAACAGACGCCATCAGCTAAAAAGAGCAGTGTTAAAAAGTCTAGGATTGAAAAGGAGCTAGCAATTGACATGGTTGAAGGAcatccatttttaaatacaccAACCACAACTGAAATGAGAATAACTAGGAAAAATACGGCAAGCCCCGTTAATTCCCTTAGGAGAAAAAAAGTgtctgaaaaaataaataaaacgaaaactgATACGAAAATTACTACGGctgataaaaaagaaaagcgCAAACTAGGAATTAAGAACACAAATGTAAACGACATAGATACTACGGATGACAGAAGCAGTTCTCCAGAAGGTGTTTCTGTTTGTGAGGAGTCTTGCTCTGAAGATATCATAGAAAGTTCTCAAGATTCCACACTCACTACTATAACTGTTATAAAAAAGACACCTAAAAGACTGCCTGTCGTTACTATTGAGAAAATGCAAATACCTGAGTCCATCGAAGAAAGTAATAATGCTAcccaaaatttaataaatgatacCCAGTTAGATGACTTTTCTGAAAAGATTGAAACTACATTAAATAATTCCAAAGTGAACGAAAAACCAtgtgaaattttacaaaatgaaaaaaataaagaaaaaattgaaCAGGGAACCGATGAGAAAGAAtctgtttttaataatgttaaagaGACTCCAGAAATTTGTGAAGAAATTCGTTCAGAAAACttacaatcaaaaataaatatatgcagCATAGTTGAATCGGATTCTTATTTACATGAAAGTAAGGATGACACCGAACtaccacaaaataaattgttggcAGAAGATAAAAATGAGTCTGAACTAACAGAAAATATGGACACCGCCCCTATTCTAGAACAAGACATGTCTAATGACGTTATTGTCATAAATGATGATGAACAGCCTGTAATGTCAGTGAGTAGCGATGAAAATATAGTGGGTCCTCAAACACAGGAATTAGCTGAAGCTGATACGCAGTCAAATCAGACTACAGATATAGATGTCGAAATAAATGCTGAAAATACTCAACAACCTTCTTTGCAACAACCAGACGATGATAACATCGTCAAAGAAACTTAttcaaaccaaaataataatgatatatcaGATTTAGTGCTAAAAAATGATTTATCATCAAATATTGAAAAGACAAGTGATGTATCATCTCCATTAAAAGATGACGCGCAAAGGAAACAGGATTTCTTAGACAACACTATCGAAATATctccaataaaaacaatgagTCCAGATTTAGAGAAAAAGTCGCCATCGCCAGATAGAAGTGGTGattatgttgttataaaattgtCATCTCCTGTTCACAGTAATGGAGAACCATTTGATAAAGGTTCTCCGGAATTCTTTAGCGAAGAAAAGATATCTCCAGATAAACGAGACCAGTCGCCGCCTAGAAATGAAGTTGCCATTATTAATACAAGCCCTAGTTCATCATTATCACTTAAGAAAAATAGACCTCAAGTACGAAGTGGGGGTCGAGCGGCGCAAATGTTAGGGCTTTGCGTGCCTGATAAATTAAATCCACTGataaattcagaaagaatagAGGTTGACGATAATCGGAAAAATAGCCCATCAAATACTCCGGCAAGAAGAAacttaagaattttatataattcagtaGGTGATAATTCCGAAAATGCAGGTGAAAATGAAGAAAACGAGAATTTCCTAAAGTTAAAAAGATCGTTGCCTACCGTTAACTCAAGTCCATCTGGACCTATATTAAAgagaaaacttgcagaaattACTGATGACACTACAATATCGCCAGcaaataaa agAAAAAGAGTCAGTTTTCATGACCCCCCAGTATCGACAACAATATCTGTGCAAAAATACATTGAGCCATGCGGTGTACGTTCTCCCCAAAATTCGGCGCATAAAAAACAAGAAAGGCAAGCTCGCATGCTCGCCAACCTGAAGTCACCAAAGAGGCTAGATAATTTGTTTAGTTTAGATTCCGTTCTAACCAAGACAGTGGAGAGTTTCACTGATGTTGATATCTCTCTAACTAACACTGATGACTCTCAAATGACGTCTCTGGAAGCCACTCCAGCAGTAGAAATTGTAAAAACTAGCGAACTTAATGACACAGATCCAATATGTCCACAATTGGTGGATTGTAAGGACTCAATTGACAATATTGCTGTTGAATTATCATCACCTGCAATGaaaatgttacttataaaaGAGTTAGAGCGTAAAGTTGTAACCATAGGTGATTTAGCGAAGATGACGGAACTTGAAGTAAACAGATTGTGTATAAAGGCACCTAAAGTCAAAGTtgccaaaaaagttttaatggaATATGCCTCTAATATTGAAAGCAACATAACAGATAAAGATGTTGACAAAGAGGCACCGGATGTTGAGATTGCAGTGCCTGTTCAAGATTCGCAGTCGGTTGACAGCGCTGTCCAGACCAATGAACTGGTGACTGCTGACGCAGATATGCAGACTAGTGATGTTCCAGTTTCCCTAGTTTCCACGCAAACTGAGAAGGCAACTACCTCAAGTGTTGGTGCTCAAACTGACGAATCTGGCACCAAAACAACGGCAGAGATTATCCAACAGTGTATATCAGAG aaACCAGACTTCGTAATGCAGCTTTCGGAGCAGTTACACGAATGCTCCATTCAACAAATTGCAAAGAAACTATCGTTTGGAGCTGCAATTGACACGCTCATGGCAAAAGTTAATGATACTAATTCAAAGATGGTTTTAGATAGGTTATTAGATAACCAATGTATCCAAGAATCAAAAGAGCAGAATTATACCAACCAGCTAGCGTTTTTGAGCGATTATTTACGTGATAAGTTTGaaacaaaagatttaattttgttctgtAGTGAACTGTTGAAGAAAGTTTACAATAATTCAGCATAG